AAAACCAGTATGAAAAGGAGTGGCATGAATATTTTGTTAGCTCTTTCAATACCTTTTTTAACTCCGGTAAAAATAGCAAGGAAAGTACAAAACCATGCAGTAGCAGTAGCGGCCAGAATGCCCCACTGAATATTCCCGAGATTTGTCGGTGAATTTGTAAGATTTAAGAAATCTCCGTAGAAGAATTCCTTCGGTGATGCTCCCCAGCCCTGAGTAAATGCCAGTAGCAAATAGTTCATAGCCCATGCAATTACTACTACATAGTAGGTGTCGATGATGAAGGCGACCGTTACCTGCCACCATCCAAGCCATTCCCAGCGTTTGGAAATAGAAGAAAATATTTTGGGAGCTGATCCTCTAAATTTTTGCCCAAGCCCAAATTCAAGAATCATGAATGGAATACCAGCGGCAAGCATGGCGACAAAATAAGGAATAAGAAACGCTCCGCCTCCGTTTTCATAAACCATGTAAGGAAAGCGCCAAATGTTACCCAGGCCGATTGCAGATCCTACAGCGGCTAAAATAAAGCCGGACCGTGAACCCCATGTTTCTCTTTTTTCCATTTTAGTTAGAACTCCTTTCAAGAAAAGATAACTTATTTAGTATATATTCTGCGGAACACGAAAAATTATGTGTATTAAAATGTTAAACGCAAGAATACCGACCCGCATAAAATACAATTAGAGAATTGTCCATACGCTAATAACCTGAGTTTAAAATTGTAAAAACTTGTTTTTCATATGGAGAGGTGCGATTGTTGTTCTGGTAATATATTGATATTTTTAGGAGATTTATAGATGGCGAAAGAAGTAAAGAGTGGAAGTAAGGAAACCGTAGGTTTTGTATCGGCTGTTTCTATTGGAATAGGTGGTATGGTTGGCGGAGCAATTTTTGCTGTGCTCGGTCTTTCTGCGGGGCTGGCAAGAGGATCTATGCCGATTGCTTTTCTTGTTGGCGGAATTGTCGCTCTTTCAACTTCTTATTCATATGCAAAGCTTTCCGTTGCATTTCCGAGTCGCGGCGGGACTGTCTCGTTTATTAATAGAGCGTTCGGACACGGACTATTTTCCGGCAGTTTGAATAATCTTCTTTTGCTTAGTTATGTAGTGGTTCTGTCGCTCTATGCATATGCTTTTGGAGGTTATGGAGCTAGTTTCTTTCCGGTCGAGGATCAAAAGTTTGCTCAGCACATTCTGCTCTCTGGTGCACTTATTGGTCTCACTGTTTTAAATATTACCGCAGCTGAAAAAGTATTAAAAACTGAGAATCTTATTAATGCTTTGAAAATGATAATTCTTTTTATGTTTGTCGGAGCTGCATTTTATACGGGCATTAATTATGAGGCAATGTCTCCTCCCACTTGGGTTCCGCCATTAGAGATGATTGCCGGGGCAATGATAATTTTTGTGAATTACGAGGGTTTTGAACTTATTTCAAACGCAGCTCCGGATGTTCCAAATCGTGCTAAAATTTTACCAGCGGCACATTATACATCAGTAATTGTAGTAGTAGCTCTATACATTTTAATAGCTGTAGCTTGTCTTGGAGTAATGAGCCCTGAAGAGCTTCAATCTTTTTCAGATTACGCATTGGCCGCTGCAGCGCGCAAAGTTTGCGGTGCGACTGGATTTACCATGATCGCTGTTGCCGCACTTCTTGCTACCGCTTCCGCTATAAACGCTACTTTTTATTGTGCTTCCAGAATTACCTATACAATGGCTGAGGAAGATGAGGCCCCCCATTTTCTGGAAAACATGTTCATGGGGCAACCTGTACTAGGGTTAATCCTTATTTCAACATGTACATTGTTTATTGCGAATCTTGTTGATCTGCGGGCTATTTCGACCATGGCAAGTTCCGGCTTTTTGTTGGTATTTGCTGCAGTGAACGCAGCCAATATCAAGCTTGCTGAAAAAACAGGAAGCAGTAAAATAATATCTGGTATCGCCTTTTTGCTTTGCATCGGAGCGCTGGTTTCCATTTGTCTGCAAGTTTGGTCTGATCCAGTAAATAGACATCATCTTTGGGTGTTGGCAGGTATGTTCGGGATTTCATGTGGATTGGAAGTAATTTATAGATTTTTCACTTCAAGAAGGAAGGTTTGTGATGTCAGCTAAAATATTTTTCCCAATTAAGACCCGAATATTGGATGATATATTTAAGCTGATATTGGCTTCTTTTGTAATTTTATTGATATTTAATTCAAACTCATTCGCCGATGATTCCGTTTTAATTCTTGATGCTCCGGCTGTAGAAAATCTCCCTCGAAATTTTCGCACCTCAGCTTTTCCATTTAAAAATAGTACAGATTCGCCTTCGCGGACCGGGCTGGACACTCTTAAAATATCCGGTAGCGGTCAGTTTTCAGCAGATCAGTTTGATGTGATGCGCAGCAACCTTCCTGCCACTGTTACTGTGGTGGATTTGCGACAGGAATTCCATGGCAACCTTAACGGGGCAGCGGTTTGTTGGTTCAGCTATCGGGATTCCGGAAACAAGGGACTTGATTCAGCGCAAGTTACTAGCGGCGAGCAGGAAGCCTTGTCTTTACTTGGTGCGCAAAAAGAAATTCAGCTCGGCATGAATATTATTAAAAATGATGATGGCGGGTTCAAAGTTGATAAAAAATATCAGTTAAAGCCGCATACGGTCTATTCTGAACATGAATTGATGGGGGCACGCGGAGTAGGTTATATCAGGATAGCTTGTACGGACCACCTGAGACCGCCTGATGTTGCTGTAGAAAGGTTTGTAAAATTTGTACGTAATCTGAAATCTGATGTCTGGTTACATTTTCACTGCCGTGCAGGAAAAGGGCGCACAACGACCTTTATGCTTATGTATGATATGCTTAGAAATGCGAATAAGCTTGATTTAGGAACGCTGGCTGCTCGTCAAAAAATGATCGGAGGGTCAGGTTTGCTGGGAAAAGTTTCTACTGATAAAGAATGGAAAATTGAGATTGGCCATGAAAGGCAGAATTTTATCCGCAAATTTTATGATTACGCAAAGGCCAATCCAAACGGCTTACCGATGACTTGGCTAGAATGGCAGAAGTAACCGTTGGTTGTGGTAAGTTATTCACCAGATTTTTAAGGAGCAATAATCATGGCAAATATTCTGGTTCTTGATGACGTCATAGACGCTGGAATTCTTCTTAAACGAATTCTTGAGCGTAAAGGGCATGAGGTTGCGGTTTTTTCTGAGGAAGAAGAGGCAATAAGCTATGTCGCGACCAATAAAGTTGATTTGGCCATTTTAGATATTAAGCTCAAGAAGATGACCGGAGTGGAAGTTCTTGAACTTATGAAAGAAAAAGCACCGGATATTAAAGTGATTATGCTCACTGGTTACCCTACTCTTGAAACTGCGCGTGCTTCAGTCAAGCACGGTGCTAATGAGTATTGCGTTAAGCCTATCGATAAAGAAGAGCTTGAATCGAAGGTTGCGGAAGTTTTAGGTAAATAGTTTTTATAAAGTTTTTTTGTCTGCGCTATCCACTATTTTATTTTATGAAAAAACGGCCTGAAAGGTTTTCCTTTCAAGCCGTTTCATTTTGCTATTTGATAAGGTGGATTATGTCTAGAATTTGTCAGTGTGTACAAAAGATGCGAATGGCTTATGCTTAGGCATAGCTCCTTTCTGGTTGCGATACCCCATAGGGATTATGCTGACTATTTCTGTGCCTTCAGGGACATTAAGAATTTCATTGCACTTATTGTGATCGAACCAGCCTACGACAACAGTTCCAAGCCCTAGTGAATGAGCCGCTAAGCATAAATTTTGTGTCATGAGACCTAGGTCATACATGTACCAATCTGCATGGATGGTCGGCATTGAGTCCCCAATCATCCCTGATGTTCCTTTTTTGGCGCACAGAGCAAAAAGCACTGGAGCATCAACGGTGGCACGGTAGGCTGGGTTTTGCTTTGGCAAAGTTGCTTGCAACTGTTCTCTAATTTCAGGATCAACAACATTCACCACTTCCCAGCACTGAGTATTCGCCCATGACTGAGTGCTTTCCATGACCTTATATAGCTGCTCAAGAGTTTCATCGGTAACTGTTTCATCGGTATATTTTCTGATTGTGCGGCGTTCAAACATGTTATTTATTACTTCGTTCATTTTTTTCTCCGATATAAAAAAGTTGATTTATTACTAAGTCAAATGCGCGACTCGTGCAGATTACTTAGAAACTATTTAAGTCCAATTCACTCATGACGCAAATTAATAGTTGTCATCTTTAGTATGACTTATTATCATGCTGCATGACATCAATACTACTTGAAATAGATATGCTTCGTTGTTTTGTAGCTGTTGCGCAGACTGAAAGTTTTACCAAAGCTGGTGAAACAATTGGTTTAACTCAATCAGGCGTAAGCGTTAAAATAAAAAGGCTTGAGGATAAATTGGGGAGTTCTGTGTTTTACAGAACTCGCAAAAATCTTTCTCTCACATTAGAGGGCGAGGTGTTGATGAAGTATGCCCGGAGGATATTGGCAGACCATGATGAAGCGGTTTTACGTCTGTGCGAGCCAAAGGTTTCTGGTAACTTAAGGGTTGGCTTGGCAGAATATTTTATTCCTGATTTGCTCCCGACATTGCTCAGCAAGTTTAGAAAATATTATCCGGCAGTTCATCTTGAAGTTAAAACTGGATTCGGAATTAACCTTATTCCACTTTACGAGCGTGGAGAATTAGATCTGGTTGTGGCCGGAGCGGGACCTAAATCAAGTCCAAACCGTATTATAGCGCAAGAACCGTTGGTATGGGTAAGCGGGCGGGATATTGAATTACCGGAAAGAGATCCTGTGCCTCTTGCTTTGCTGCCTGCCCCGTGTGGTTTTCGTAAGGTGGCGATTGACATGTTGGAACAATCAGGCCGCGACTGGGAAGTGTTGTTTACCGGAACGTCAGTTCACAGCATTCAAGCTGCGGTTCAAGCTGGAATGGGATTTTCTGTACTTCCTTTGGGGGCTTTGGGTAGTGAAGTTCGTCAGGCTCCGCTTAGTTACGGGTTTCCAACCTTGCCTGTACATACTCTTTCACTTTTTACTGATGATGAGCAGAAAGTCCCTGCAAAAGAGTTATTTATTGAGTATTTAGAGTATGAAATAAGAAAAAAGCAACATAAATACAGCAATTATTAGCAGCCGTTTTTTTTAAATCAATACCAGTTTATAGTTTTTTTTCAAAAATAGAACTTGAGTTGACTAACTAAATTTGCTTTTTATAAGCTGCTTTAGGATATTAATTTTTAGTCAGAACAATTTTTAGTGATAAATATAATTTAGTGGCGGTGAATATACCGTGTTTTACTTATGAAAAAAAGGAGTTTAAATGTCTAATCTTTCTATACTTTTCCCCGGCCAAGGATCACAGGAACTAGAAATGGGTCGTGATCTCGCAGAGTCATGGGCGCCTGCGATGGATTTGTGGAAATTTGCTGAAGCTGAGAGCGGACAAGCTCTTAGAGAAATTTATTGGGCGGGTTCTCCAGCTGATATGGCAAAAACTGATGCTCTTCAGCCTGCGCTCACAGTAGTAAACCTATCTATCTGGCTTTACCTCAAAGATAGTATTAAACCTATCGCAACAGCAGGGCACAGCCTTGGCGAGTTTGCGTCTTTAGGTGCATCTGGAATTCTTAGCATTAAAGATACTTTAAAAGCGGTATCCCTTCGCGGTAAGCTTATGTCACAGGTTGCAAATGCAGATCACGGCATGGCTGCTGTTCTTAAACTTGCTCAGAGTGATGTTGAAGAAGCTGTAGAAGTTGCCATAAGTGAATCAGGCAAAGAGCTTCGAATTGCAAATTACAATTCCCCTGCTCAGTACGTAATCAGCGGTGAAAAAGCAGCTCTTGATGCTGCCGGAGCCGTGATTAAAGGGAAAAAAGGCCGCGCCATTCTTTTACCTGTAAGCGGAGCATTTCACAGCCCACTAATTCAGGAAGCTGCGGATGAATTCGCTGGATACTTACAGAAAATGGACTGGAACAGCCCCGCATTCCCTGTATATTTCAACGCGACTGCTGCTACTGAAAAGAATGCCGAAAAAATTAAAGAAATCATGTGTTCGCAGATGACTTCATCTGTGCGCTGGATTGAAATTATTGCTAACCAGTATGAAGCCGGAGCAACAAGCTTCTTGGAGCTAGGGCCTAAAGGTGTTCTGACTAAGCTTCTTGTCGCTAACCTTAAGGGTAAGGATTACGAAGGCAAAGGTATTGGCAACCTTGAGCAGGCTCGGGAAGTGAAATAGTTTAAAAGTTAATTAACATTAAAAAGGGGTAGATCTGGAATTCCAGTTCTACCCCTTTTTTTATAGTTCTGACGCTAATTATACCTTACAGGCCTCACTTCCTGAGCAGTATGCGTCTATGAATCCCATTAATTGGTGTCCGAAATAGACACACTTTTCACCTTCAATGCACCTTAAGGCATCCGCGTTCTCAATGTGGGTGGACAGAGTTTGCTCGCCCTTGGTCATAGTAACTAACCATTCATTCTTTTCATCACTGAATTCTGTTGAAATTTTAATCCCGAACTTGTTGATTTCAGGGTAAAGCTCAGTAATCTTTTCTTGTATTTGTGAACCTACAGTACTCATAAGCACCTCCATTATGTTTGATGTTGAACGTGGAGCATCAATCTTATTTGTAAAATGTTGTTAGTGACTGAATAATATAACAATCGTGCGTCAGGTCAAGAATAATCTAATAAAATTACTGCTTACGAACTCTTGCTGCTATATTAGATGCTTACAAAACTGTGGATAGGATGTGGTGTTTTAGAATCATATTTTTAATTTTATCAAGCTGTGTTATTAATGAAAAGTGTAAGCTGTTTACCTGTATCCGTGATTTTTAGTGTGAACAGTTGATGACAGCTTTATTCAAAAGAGATATTTAGTTTTTAAATAAATCGATTAAATTTGAACCATTTGGAGTTTATTATGAAAACCTTGACCGCTTCTCGCATGGAGCGTTGCATAGGATGCCATTCCTGTTCCTTTGCATGTGCCCGGCAAGTTCATAAGCTGTTGTCATGGAATACTGCAGGCATCAGAATATCTTCTTCCGGTGGTTTATCCACTGGATTTGTAGCAAAAGTGTGCCTCGCCTGTGACCCTGCACCCTGCGCAAAAGATTGCCCTACCGGTGCAATGAAAGCCCGTAAAAAGGGTGGCGGAGTTTTACATAAAAAAGATTTATGCATCCGCTGCGGAAAGTGTGCAGAAGCTTGTCCAGTCGATGCTATATATTTAGACCTTAAAGGTCGTCCTTTCGTCTGTATTCATTGTGGAAGATGCGTAAAATATTGCCCTCATGAGTGTCTTGAAATGATTGAATCAGAGAGCACGAAAAGAGCAAAGAAGGAGGACGCATTATGATACGCGATTATTTTAGAGTCCTTGTGGTCGATCTTGCTACCGGAAAAGGCAATGTCGCTAAAGTTGAAGGTCGTAATGAATATGCGGGCGGTAGTGGGCTTGGTGCTCTTTTGTTCAGCATTTACGGACATCCTACACGTCCGTGGGACGATCCTGATCAGCCGTTAATTTTTTCCATTGGTGCGCTTACTGGATTGTTTCCGCTCATGAGCAAAACAGTCTGTTCCTTCAAGTCGCCATATCATGATCAGTTTGCAGAAAGCCACGCAGGCGGGCGCTCAGCTCTCGCCATTCGCTTTGCCGACTATGATGCCATTGTCATTAAAGGACGCGCTCCGCGCTTGTCCTGCCTTTCCATAGGTATGCGTCATCTTGAAGTTAAAGATGTCCAATTTTTAGCTGGCAAGGATGTTTTTGCCACGGGCAAGATGCTTCGCCGCATGTTCCCCGGTTCAGGACATCGTTCCATTTTACGTATCGGGCCGGCCGGTGAAAATTTATCCGGCATGGCTTGTATTAATGCTGACACTTATCGCCATTTCGGAAGGCTCGGTTCCGGTGGCGTTATGGGGTCAAAAAATCTGAAGGGTATTGTTATTCTCGGTGATGGTTCATTTGTTATGCCAGAGGGTAATGAATACTCAAAAGTTTTTGATGAAGTCTACGATAAGATGACCGGTACCGACATGATGAGTAAGTATCATAACCTTGGTACTGCCGCTAATTTGAATGCTCTTAATGAGCTGAAGTCTTTGCCGTGGCGTAATCTGCAGGCAACTAGTGATGATGACATTGCCGGCATCACAGGCGAGAAATTTGCCGATGAAACTTTGCTCAGAAATGCCGCCTGTGCGGGATGCCCGGTCGGTTGTATCCATTTAGGTTTTGTTCGCGAAAAGTTCATGGAACAGAATCAGTATATGTATCGTCAGGTGGCTTACGATTATGAACCTATTTTTGCCACGGGTTCAATGCTTGGCGTAACGGATCCATTCCACGTTCTCACCATAATGGATGAAATTGAAAAAGCCGGACTCGACGTAATGTCGGGCGGAGTTGCTCTTGCGTGGGCGACCGAGGCTTTTGAAAAGGGTTTGATTACTGAAAAGGAAACAATTGTTCCGCTCGCTTTCGGCGATGCTGAAGGATATCAAAAAGCAGTCTATTATATGGGGGAGGCCGAGAATGATTTCTATGCCGCTCTCATCAAAGGATCATTGGTAGCTGCCAAGAAGTATGGCGGGGAAGACTTCGCATGTGTACTTGGTCAGGAAATGGCCGGATATGCCACAGGAGAGACTTTCTACGTTGCGGAAGCTTTAGGGTTCAGACATTCCCATCTCGATTCAGGAGGCTACTCCTGGGATCAGAAAAACGATTCTAAAGACGTTAACGCTATCTGTGATTTCCTAATAGGTGATGAAACAGGGCGAGCTTTCATTACTTCGATGGTCGCGTGTCTATTTGGTCGCGGCGTTTATAATGATGAACAGCTTGCTTCATGTCTTCATTCTGTCGGTTATTCCGAAATTGCAGATAATATGGATACGATTGGAGAAAGAGTTCGGGCGCTGCGGTGGAAGATGCGTTTTGATACCGGATATGATCCTGACGCAATCACTATTCCGAAAAGATATAACGAAGTGACCACTTGGAAAGGTAAAACTGATCCAATATTCCTTGCCGAACTCAAGAAAGAATATGGCAACAGAATCCGCGGTTTAGTCTCAGAAGAGGCCTTAATTAGGCTTGGATTGGAAAAAAACGATAAAAAATAGTAAAAATTGCAAAAAGTACTTGCCAAGTCTGGCTGGTTTCGATAGATATCTCTCCTCAGCGGCGCCGAGGTAGCTCAGTCGGTAGAGCAGGGGACTGAAAATCCCCGTGTCGGCGGTTCAATTCCGTCCCTCGGCACCATCTGTAAAGAATAGCCCTTATAATTTATTATAAGGGCTTTTTCTATTGTGGTCCGTTTTATATTTTAAGTTAAATTTCATAGTTGACATAAATCATCGTTATGATAGGACTTACCTATCGGCGCCGAGGTAGCTCAGTCGGTAGAGCAGGGGACTGAAAATCCCCGTGTCGGCGGTTCAATTCCGTCCCTCGGCACCACGCGAATATTAAAGGGTTAAGCTTACAAGCTTAACCCTTTTTTGTTTTGTTTTTCAGTAGTTTGGAATTGTTGTGCGAATCTTACTTGTCTGAATCCAGTCTCTTTCCTAAGCAGACCACGTTATCTACTTCATAGCCTAGGCTTTCATAGAAAGCTAAAACCTTAGAGTTTCTTTCACGAACTTGCAGGTTAATTTTGGGGCAGCCTTTCGCTTTAATTTTTTCTTCTACGCAATTCATTATTTTTTTTGCGAGCCCTTTCATCTGAAATTCAGGTGAAACAGCTAAGTAATTTATCCATCCTCTGTGCCCTTCGTATCCGCCCATTACCGTGGCAATTATCTTGTCATCATGAATCCCGACCAGAAATAAATCAGGATCTACTTCCATTTTTATTTTAATGTCATTTTCCGGGTGATTCCATGGCGCAACAAGATTGCACTCTTTCCATAGCTTGATGACTTCTTTTTGGTCTTCTATTTTAAATTCACGTATCTGCATGGGCTAGGTTTTACTCGATTGAATGGTTACTTTTATGTGTTTTATAAGTAAGTTCGGTTTGGAAGAACTGCTATAATCAAATATAACACACGTAATAGCAAATGCTAAAGAGTAAATATGGGAGAAGTTATGAACGAAAAAAAACATTTATATATTTTATGGACAAACGGTGACGTCGAAGCGGCAGAGAAGATGGTTTTTATGTACGGAGTAAATTCTCTACTTAAAGGGTGGTGGGAGGAAGTTACCATTATCCTTTGGGGTGGATCTGCAAAACTAGCAGCAGAAAACGAGACCATAAAAGATCTCATTTCAAAAGCTGTAGAAAGTGGTGTACATATTAGTGCATGTCGCGCCTGTGCGGATATGTATGGTGTGGCTGAGAAGCTTGAAGAGCAGGGTATAGAAGTTATTTATTGGGGAGAGCAGATGACTCACCTTCTTAAAAATAATGAAAAATTGCTGACGATATAGTTTTGTAGTTGGTTATAAGTACAAGAGCAGGGATCATAAATGAAAATTCGGATATTGATATTAATGGTATTGCTTTCGGCGATGTTTGGCCTGTCTGCCTGCGCGAGTTATGAGCGTAGTAGTGGGGTTGAGAATACTTGGCGGTCCAAAGATGTACCTACTTTTGAAAAAGGGGTAACGACTCAGGCGGATGTAATTAAAGCACTCGGCCCTCCATCGCAGATTATTACTCTTCAAGATAAGCCCGTTTTTTACTATTTGCATGAACATAGAGAAGGGGGCGGGGTTTTTCTGCTTGTATTCAACTATGCGAAAGATAAAGCCGTTTACGACCGCGCTGTTTTTTTCTTTGATGCCGATGGCGTTATAGAAGATTTTAGTCTCAGTAAAGAAGGTGTGCCTTATGAGCCTGAGAGCGAGTAGATTTTTAACAATATTTTTGCTCAGTTTAGTCTTTTTTTCAGGGTGCACTATTATCCAGAAAGAAAGTATGAACACAGTTGCGTTCAATCCAGCAGAGTATGAGCCTGGTAAATCATCCTGGAATGAGCTGCTGGCTGATTTGGGACCGCCTGACCAAATGGGTGATGCGGGAAGTGGTATGGTGTGGCTATATGAAAATATTGATGTCAGCGAATTTCAAATGGGCATCAGGATGAATTATCAGTGGATTGAACTGGTTAAGTTTGTGCACGCAACTGCTGAAGCGGATCGTATCGCTTTAATTTTAACTTTTGATAAAGATCGAAAGCTAAAAAGCGGTAATATTTTTGAATGGAAAGATGACCTCGGTCATGACAACGCGATTCAGTTTTTTCTGGTCGTATCAAGCCTTGCCGATGCAGATCATTTAGATCCTTCTCCGTATCAACTTCAATGGGGAAGATCGCTTCTTGTGGATTTACCCGAGGGACTTAATGCTCAATGGGTGCCGGAATTGAACGGAAAGGGAGTGGAGCTTAGAGGTACACCTCTTAAGGCCGGTCAGCATACTTTAGAGATGCATTAAGTCGATACGTATAAATTTTATATGCGTATAAATTTTGATGTGGAAAGCGAATAAGCTTTCTATCTTTTAAATTAGCTCCCGCAAAATATCTATCCCCCGCAGTAGCTCTTCAGCTGTACGAGGTCCGCTTAGTGATATTCTAGCCATGGCGGGAACAATGCTGTCGCCGACTGCGAATTTCTCTGCCCCGAAAAGATTTACTCCCATTTCCCGTGCTTTTGCTTCAAGCAGGTAGCCTCGCCACGGTTCAGGTAGTTTGATCCATATAAAAAATCCCGTAGGTTTGCCGTAATAAGTAAGGCCTTTTAGAGGTTCTTTTGCTAGCTGAGATCTTTTTGCTGCTTCTCCTCTTTTAAGGGCGATAATCTTATCTGCGGTCCCGTCTATTATCCATTCGGAGGCAAGTTCTGCATTTAACGGCGGTGTCATCCATACAGTGTTTAATATGGCGTGTGCTAGCTGATCCCGCAAAATTTTTGGTGCAGACATGAAGGCTACTCTCAGTCCAACAGCCAAGGATTTTGATAGTCCGGCAATATGAACACTATTATCGGGGGCTAAGGATGAAACAGGAAGCAGCGAATTTTCTACCGTGAGGCCGTAGGCATCATCTTCGATAATAGTAAGTGAATGTTTGCGGGCAATTAGGGCAATTGCTTCGCGCCGCTCGGCGGACATGCAGGCTGTGGTGGGATTTTGTACCCCGGGCATAATATACAGCCCTTTAATTTTCTCTCTGCGGCAGATTGCATTAAGCGCGTCCGGCATCATGCCTTCCCCATCCATTGCGACAGGAACCAGCCTGATTCCGAGCATAGACGCTAAGGTTTTCATGCCGGGATAAGTGAGCGCGTCTGATGCAACCCTGTCTCCTGCGCGAAATAGTGCAGTCAGGCAACAAGTAAGCGCGTGCTGTGCTCCTGAACAAACAAGTACGTCTTCAGGAGTTACATCTAGGTTATACCGTTTGCACCATTCGGCACCTGCCGCACGGTGCTCCGGCAATCCTCGTGGATCTGTATAGCGCAGGAAAACATCCGAATTGCGCCTACGGATGAGCTTTTTCATGCCCTCTTGAATATCAGGATCACAATCATAAAAAGTATTCGCCGCCCCTAATTCTATCATCCCGGGAACTTGCGGCTCGAATGAAACCATAGATGACGAAATAATCGCGTCAGAAGCCACAAATGTTCCGCGCCCGACAGTTCCAGCAATCAAACCTCGCCGTTCAGCTTCGACATAACCACGCGTAACTGTACTGACGTTTATTTCAAG
The sequence above is a segment of the Maridesulfovibrio frigidus DSM 17176 genome. Coding sequences within it:
- a CDS encoding aminotransferase-like domain-containing protein; the encoded protein is MTKWNPTLEDVSGPKYRALADVIERDVFSGKLKPGDRLPTHRELADDLEINVSTVTRGYVEAERRGLIAGTVGRGTFVASDAIISSSMVSFEPQVPGMIELGAANTFYDCDPDIQEGMKKLIRRRNSDVFLRYTDPRGLPEHRAAGAEWCKRYNLDVTPEDVLVCSGAQHALTCCLTALFRAGDRVASDALTYPGMKTLASMLGIRLVPVAMDGEGMMPDALNAICRREKIKGLYIMPGVQNPTTACMSAERREAIALIARKHSLTIIEDDAYGLTVENSLLPVSSLAPDNSVHIAGLSKSLAVGLRVAFMSAPKILRDQLAHAILNTVWMTPPLNAELASEWIIDGTADKIIALKRGEAAKRSQLAKEPLKGLTYYGKPTGFFIWIKLPEPWRGYLLEAKAREMGVNLFGAEKFAVGDSIVPAMARISLSGPRTAEELLRGIDILRELI